A part of Pectobacterium cacticida genomic DNA contains:
- a CDS encoding extracellular solute-binding protein yields MKRIFVATLMMSMPLAAVQAQELTVLTAGDQNMVDYVNEYLGPLFEKQHPGVKVRAIGTGPGDAGSQKILERFDAQQAAGAKVWDTDVAVVHEKFVGPMVQKGDLLKYRDDIASGKLVSMAAADKAMGTDVKGYVMPMFSSQTALAYNPDMVPNPPKSYDEIQQWAAAHPKMFGYNGIKGGASGVSFVMGWIYAYGGDAQKLMNGPFDEAEAKKWQPAFERLKDFNKNVTLTPGNAGTLDMLSRGEIAMGPVWVDMFYSWQARGQLPDNFKLLLPAPGMPGQPMHYVIPAQAPHRELAKQFVELATSAKVQAEGIVERFNWYPGIDAKYVQAELKPEIWQRLFTDVTPDELASKGKTFPIAPYHTAILNAYERAMAK; encoded by the coding sequence CGACTATGTGAATGAATATCTGGGGCCGCTGTTTGAGAAGCAGCATCCTGGCGTCAAGGTTCGAGCTATTGGGACGGGTCCGGGGGATGCCGGGTCGCAAAAGATTCTTGAGCGTTTTGATGCGCAGCAGGCCGCCGGGGCCAAAGTCTGGGATACCGATGTCGCGGTGGTGCATGAAAAATTTGTTGGTCCAATGGTGCAGAAGGGCGATTTGCTGAAATATCGTGATGATATTGCCAGCGGTAAGCTGGTTAGCATGGCGGCGGCGGATAAGGCCATGGGGACGGATGTGAAAGGCTATGTGATGCCGATGTTTAGCAGCCAGACCGCGCTGGCCTATAACCCCGATATGGTGCCAAATCCTCCGAAGAGCTATGACGAAATTCAACAGTGGGCCGCTGCTCATCCGAAGATGTTTGGTTATAACGGAATTAAAGGTGGCGCATCGGGCGTCAGCTTCGTGATGGGGTGGATTTATGCTTACGGCGGCGATGCCCAGAAGTTGATGAATGGCCCGTTTGATGAGGCGGAGGCGAAGAAATGGCAACCCGCGTTTGAACGCTTGAAGGATTTTAATAAGAACGTGACATTGACGCCGGGCAACGCGGGTACGCTTGATATGCTTAGCCGTGGTGAGATCGCCATGGGCCCCGTGTGGGTTGATATGTTTTATTCCTGGCAAGCGCGTGGACAATTGCCGGACAACTTCAAACTACTGCTTCCGGCACCGGGCATGCCGGGGCAGCCGATGCATTATGTTATCCCGGCTCAGGCACCGCATCGTGAACTGGCCAAACAATTTGTCGAACTGGCTACCAGCGCCAAAGTTCAGGCGGAAGGGATCGTTGAGCGCTTTAACTGGTATCCGGGGATTGATGCCAAGTATGTTCAGGCTGAGCTGAAACCCGAGATTTGGCAACGTCTGTTTACGGATGTGACACCTGATGAGTTGGCGAGTAAAGGTAAGACATTCCCTATTGCGCCTTACCATACCGCGATTTTAAACGCCTATGAGCGGGCGATGGCGAAGTAA
- the trmA gene encoding tRNA (uridine(54)-C5)-methyltransferase TrmA produces MTPEILPIEHYDAQLAEKTGRLRGMMAPFNAPEPDVFRSPVSHYRMRAEFRLWHEGDELYHIMFDQQTKQRIRVDRFPAASELINSLMPVLIAAIQPNPVLRRKLFQIDYLSTLSGEAIVSLLYHRALDEEWQNHARALRDSLTAQGFRLQLIGRATKTKICLDRDYVDERLPVAGRDMIYRQVENSFTQPNAAINIQMLEWALDATTGSTGDLLELYCGNGNFSLALARNFKRVLATEIAKPSVAAAQYNIAANQIENVQIIRMAAEEFTQAMQGARKFNRLQGIDLASYQCETIFVDPPRSGLDDETVKLVQAYPRIIYISCNPETLIHNLQTLSKTHDICRLALFDQFPYTHHMECGVLLIRRQ; encoded by the coding sequence ATGACGCCAGAAATCCTGCCTATCGAACACTATGACGCCCAGCTTGCAGAGAAAACTGGGCGTCTGCGTGGAATGATGGCGCCTTTCAATGCACCGGAACCTGACGTCTTCCGTTCTCCCGTTAGCCACTATCGGATGCGCGCCGAATTCCGTCTCTGGCATGAGGGTGACGAGCTTTACCACATCATGTTTGACCAGCAAACCAAGCAGCGCATTCGCGTCGATCGTTTTCCGGCAGCCAGTGAGTTAATCAATAGTCTGATGCCTGTATTGATCGCCGCTATTCAGCCCAATCCCGTTCTGCGCCGCAAACTGTTCCAGATAGACTATCTGTCCACCCTGAGCGGCGAAGCGATCGTTTCACTGCTGTATCACCGTGCTCTGGACGAGGAATGGCAGAATCATGCCCGCGCGCTGCGCGATAGCCTGACGGCGCAGGGGTTCCGTTTACAGTTGATTGGCCGCGCGACAAAAACCAAAATCTGCCTCGACCGCGATTATGTCGATGAACGCCTGCCGGTAGCAGGTCGGGATATGATTTACCGACAGGTAGAAAACAGCTTCACGCAGCCGAATGCCGCAATCAATATTCAGATGCTGGAGTGGGCGCTGGATGCGACGACGGGATCGACGGGAGATTTGCTGGAGCTGTATTGCGGTAATGGAAACTTTTCACTCGCGCTGGCAAGAAATTTCAAACGCGTGCTCGCGACCGAAATTGCTAAGCCATCCGTCGCGGCAGCACAATACAACATCGCGGCGAACCAGATAGAGAACGTGCAAATTATCCGCATGGCGGCAGAAGAATTTACGCAGGCCATGCAAGGGGCGCGCAAATTTAACCGCTTACAGGGCATCGATCTGGCGAGTTACCAATGCGAAACGATTTTTGTTGACCCACCACGCAGCGGACTGGATGACGAAACGGTGAAACTGGTGCAGGCGTATCCGCGCATTATTTACATTTCCTGCAACCCGGAAACGCTGATCCATAATCTGCAAACGTTATCGAAAACTCACGATATTTGCCGCCTGGCGCTATTCGATCAGTTCCCTTATACGCACCATATGGAGTGCGGCGTGTTATTAATACGACGCCAGTAA
- the oxyR gene encoding DNA-binding transcriptional regulator OxyR → MNIRDLEYLVALAEHRHFRRAADSCHVSQPTLSGQIRKLEDELGVMLLERTSRKVLFTQAGLLLVEQARTVLREVKVLKEMASQQGETMSGPLHIGLIPTVGPYLLPQIIPMLHRTFPKLEMYLHEAQTHQMLAQLDSGKLDCAILAMVKESEAFIEVPLFDEPMMLAVYQDHPWANRERVAMSDLAGEKLLMLEDGHCLRDQAMGFCFQAGADEDTHFRATSLETLRNMVAAGSGITLLPSLSVPHERQRDGVCYLPCYKPEPKRTIALVYRPGSPLRGRYEQLADTIREHMQGYMEKLSK, encoded by the coding sequence ATGAATATTCGGGATCTAGAATATCTTGTCGCATTGGCAGAACATCGGCACTTTCGCCGAGCAGCAGATTCCTGCCATGTGAGCCAGCCAACACTCAGCGGACAAATTCGTAAACTAGAAGATGAACTTGGCGTAATGCTGCTTGAGCGAACCAGCCGTAAGGTCTTGTTTACACAAGCCGGGCTGTTACTGGTCGAGCAAGCGCGAACGGTATTACGCGAAGTCAAAGTCTTGAAAGAGATGGCAAGCCAACAGGGCGAGACGATGTCCGGACCGTTGCACATCGGTCTTATCCCCACGGTGGGGCCTTATCTACTGCCGCAAATCATTCCTATGTTGCACCGCACGTTTCCCAAACTCGAAATGTATCTGCATGAGGCGCAAACGCACCAGATGCTGGCTCAGTTGGACAGTGGAAAACTTGACTGCGCTATTCTGGCGATGGTGAAAGAGTCCGAAGCCTTTATTGAAGTGCCACTTTTCGATGAGCCGATGATGCTGGCTGTATATCAGGATCATCCATGGGCAAACCGCGAACGCGTGGCGATGTCCGATCTGGCGGGCGAAAAGTTGTTAATGCTGGAAGATGGCCACTGTCTGCGCGATCAGGCTATGGGGTTCTGTTTTCAGGCCGGGGCGGATGAGGATACGCATTTCCGGGCGACCAGTTTGGAAACGCTGCGCAACATGGTCGCCGCGGGGAGTGGCATTACGTTACTGCCTTCGTTATCGGTTCCACACGAACGCCAGCGTGACGGTGTTTGCTATTTGCCATGCTATAAACCAGAGCCTAAGCGCACTATCGCGTTAGTGTATCGCCCCGGTTCGCCGCTGCGCGGGCGCTACGAGCAACTTGCCGATACTATCCGAGAACATATGCAAGGCTATATGGAGAAGCTGTCAAAATAA
- the sthA gene encoding Si-specific NAD(P)(+) transhydrogenase → MTLQHQFDYDAIIIGSGPGGEGAAMGLAKHGAKIAVIERHYNVGGGCTHWGTIPSKALRHAVSRIIEFNQNPLYSDNARIIRSSFSDILRHADSVIGQQTRMRQGFYERNQCQLFSGEASFIDAHTIVVRYPDNTHEMLTAANIIIATGSRPYHPAEVDFNHPRIYDSDSILQLDHEPQHVIIYGAGVIGCEYASIFRGLSVKVDLINTRDRLLAFLDQEMSDALSYHFWNNGVVIRHNEEFESIEGLPDGVIVNLKSGKKMKADCLLYANGRTGNTETLGLENIGLSTDRRGQLKVNDMYQTALAHIYAIGDVIGYPSLASAAYDQGRLAAQAIIKGDASAHLIEDIPTGIYTIPEISSVGKTEQQLTAMKVPYEVGRAQFKHLARAQIVGMNVGSLKILFHRETKQILGIHCFGERAAEIIHIGQAIMEQKGEGNTIEYFVNTTFNYPTMAEAYRVAALNGLNRLF, encoded by the coding sequence ATGACTCTACAACATCAATTCGATTACGATGCCATTATTATTGGTTCTGGCCCCGGCGGCGAAGGTGCAGCAATGGGATTAGCGAAGCACGGCGCTAAAATTGCGGTGATTGAACGTCACTACAACGTTGGCGGCGGCTGCACCCACTGGGGAACAATTCCATCGAAGGCGCTCCGTCACGCCGTCAGCCGCATAATAGAATTTAATCAAAACCCGCTGTACAGTGATAACGCCCGCATTATTCGCTCCTCATTCTCTGACATTCTGCGTCATGCCGACAGCGTCATCGGCCAGCAAACCCGGATGCGACAGGGGTTTTACGAACGTAACCAGTGCCAGCTGTTCTCCGGTGAAGCTAGCTTTATTGACGCCCACACGATTGTCGTTCGCTACCCGGACAATACGCATGAAATGCTAACCGCCGCGAACATTATTATCGCCACCGGATCTCGCCCGTATCATCCGGCGGAAGTCGATTTCAACCACCCGCGCATTTACGACAGTGATTCAATTTTACAACTCGACCACGAGCCTCAGCATGTCATCATCTATGGCGCAGGGGTGATTGGCTGCGAATACGCGTCTATTTTTCGCGGTTTGAGCGTTAAGGTCGATTTAATTAATACCCGCGATAGGCTACTGGCCTTTCTCGATCAGGAAATGTCGGATGCGCTGTCCTACCATTTCTGGAACAACGGCGTGGTCATCCGCCATAACGAAGAATTCGAAAGCATTGAAGGGCTGCCTGACGGCGTTATCGTCAACCTGAAATCGGGCAAAAAGATGAAGGCCGACTGCCTGCTCTATGCCAACGGGCGCACAGGGAACACGGAAACGCTAGGGCTGGAGAATATCGGCCTGAGCACTGACAGACGTGGCCAGTTGAAAGTCAACGACATGTACCAAACGGCGCTGGCGCATATTTATGCGATCGGCGACGTCATCGGCTATCCCAGTCTGGCCTCGGCGGCATACGATCAGGGCCGACTCGCCGCGCAAGCCATTATCAAAGGCGATGCCAGCGCACATTTGATTGAAGATATCCCTACCGGAATTTACACCATCCCGGAGATCAGTTCTGTTGGGAAAACCGAGCAACAACTCACTGCGATGAAGGTGCCTTATGAAGTCGGGCGTGCGCAATTCAAACATCTGGCGCGAGCGCAGATTGTTGGGATGAATGTGGGAAGCTTAAAGATTTTGTTTCACCGTGAAACGAAACAGATTTTGGGTATTCACTGCTTTGGCGAACGCGCCGCAGAGATTATCCACATCGGGCAAGCCATCATGGAGCAGAAAGGAGAAGGTAATACTATCGAATATTTCGTTAATACCACCTTCAACTATCCCACCATGGCAGAGGCTTACCGTGTGGCAGCGTTGAACGGGCTTAACCGTTTATTTTGA
- a CDS encoding ABC transporter permease has product MKNVLWWIPRMLILGTLIFLIFGPLANLLLWSVAEKWFYPHLLPNDWGFAFWQRVFSPRGVAWEALGNSVLVAVFTVLASLLLAIPAGYALARLPLPARGLILLIFLIPQAFPNLTVYVNIARLFYQWGLNGTLLGVVLVHTVHGLVFAVWIASAAFAAVGREMEQAARSIGAGPWRAFIDITLPLAMPGLMASAIFVFLESLDEFTGSYFVGAPDVQMMPLLLYTAGAGGNYQMASITALVLLVPSVLFMLVVERFLKADVMARIGK; this is encoded by the coding sequence ATGAAGAACGTCCTGTGGTGGATCCCGAGAATGTTGATTCTGGGAACGCTAATCTTCCTGATTTTTGGTCCATTGGCTAACCTCCTGCTGTGGTCAGTGGCGGAAAAATGGTTCTATCCTCATCTGTTGCCTAATGATTGGGGGTTCGCTTTTTGGCAGCGCGTGTTTTCACCGCGCGGAGTGGCTTGGGAAGCACTAGGCAATAGCGTATTAGTGGCGGTGTTTACCGTACTGGCCTCGCTTCTGCTGGCGATTCCTGCCGGATATGCGCTGGCGCGCCTACCCTTGCCCGCCCGCGGGTTAATACTGCTTATTTTCCTGATTCCACAAGCCTTCCCAAACCTGACGGTGTACGTGAATATCGCCCGGCTGTTCTATCAGTGGGGGCTAAACGGCACGCTGTTGGGCGTCGTTCTGGTGCATACCGTTCACGGGCTGGTGTTTGCCGTTTGGATTGCTTCGGCGGCGTTTGCGGCGGTGGGGCGTGAAATGGAGCAGGCGGCGCGATCGATTGGAGCCGGGCCGTGGCGTGCCTTTATCGATATCACCTTGCCGTTGGCAATGCCGGGATTAATGGCATCGGCTATCTTCGTTTTCCTCGAATCGCTGGATGAATTTACCGGCAGCTATTTTGTCGGTGCGCCGGATGTGCAAATGATGCCGTTACTGCTCTATACCGCGGGGGCGGGAGGGAACTATCAGATGGCTTCCATTACTGCGTTGGTGCTGTTGGTTCCCTCGGTCTTGTTTATGCTGGTCGTGGAGCGCTTTTTGAAGGCGGATGTGATGGCGAGGATAGGGAAATGA
- a CDS encoding LacI family DNA-binding transcriptional regulator has translation MTGGKPGYVSAQDVARRAGVSRSAVSRSFTPGASVSAATYAKVMAAAQALGYQVNDLARGLLANHSRLVGLVVTRPEVGFRANLVAELSQALIQRGSIPVLINTGHAREAMVAARVILFGHRAEATIVLSGSPPKAFVELAQLNRQPLIVIGRHEPACDSVHIDNDSAARMAARLFASSGRTRLALAGAASATPNIIEREQAFCEEARVLGLSVAVVRGVDTDYGDGLAVGQQLFSRPDAVRPDAVFCVNDLVAFGVIDRARQCGLAVPQDLMVIGFDDIPAAGWDAYALTTFRQDPATMAAQALTLLDLRQSQEQAPARRAQVSALLIRRQSA, from the coding sequence ATGACAGGAGGCAAACCCGGTTACGTTAGTGCGCAGGATGTCGCGCGTCGGGCTGGGGTATCGCGCTCGGCGGTGTCCCGCAGTTTTACCCCCGGCGCCAGCGTGTCTGCGGCGACTTATGCCAAAGTGATGGCCGCAGCGCAGGCGTTAGGGTATCAGGTTAACGATTTAGCGCGCGGCCTTCTGGCGAATCACAGCCGTTTGGTGGGGTTAGTGGTCACTCGCCCAGAGGTCGGGTTCCGCGCCAATTTGGTGGCGGAGTTGTCGCAGGCGTTAATTCAACGCGGCTCGATCCCTGTTCTTATCAATACCGGTCATGCCCGGGAAGCGATGGTGGCCGCGCGTGTTATTTTGTTCGGTCATCGCGCGGAAGCGACGATTGTTCTGTCGGGGTCGCCGCCGAAAGCATTTGTCGAACTGGCACAGCTCAATCGCCAGCCGTTGATAGTCATTGGCCGACATGAACCGGCGTGTGACAGCGTGCATATCGATAATGACAGCGCGGCGCGTATGGCCGCGCGGTTGTTCGCCTCATCGGGTAGAACACGTTTGGCGCTGGCTGGGGCGGCTTCGGCAACGCCCAATATTATTGAGCGTGAACAGGCGTTTTGTGAGGAAGCGCGGGTGTTAGGGCTGTCGGTAGCCGTGGTTCGTGGTGTTGATACGGATTATGGCGATGGGCTGGCGGTGGGCCAGCAGCTGTTTTCTCGTCCCGATGCCGTCAGGCCGGATGCGGTATTCTGCGTAAATGATTTAGTGGCATTTGGCGTTATCGATCGCGCAAGGCAGTGTGGCCTTGCCGTTCCGCAGGATCTTATGGTCATCGGATTTGATGATATACCGGCCGCAGGATGGGATGCTTATGCCTTGACAACGTTTCGACAGGATCCTGCCACGATGGCGGCGCAGGCATTAACGTTACTCGATCTTCGCCAGTCGCAAGAACAAGCTCCCGCGCGTCGAGCGCAGGTAAGCGCTTTGCTAATTCGCCGCCAGTCGGCGTGA
- a CDS encoding ABC transporter permease — protein MPQVSQFSSRLVGIALVLPALVVVAACFITPLGMSIGGAFVSQTGVGIDNFVTALTLYLPDILFTLLIVSLATLLIGLLSVLIGGYLTLGESPRMVALLRWIYRWPLFIPFIVTGQILRTFLAKNGWLNGALDALGIVDMASASNWLDWRGIVFAFVWKQTPFVALLVAGAMASLDRTMIESARNLGASRLRILCEIVVPQVGQTLLTGLILSFVTMMSVLSVPMMINAQSPTMLTANIAFRINAYGDYGVANALGVIALLMTGLFAVIYLRLNMRERA, from the coding sequence ATGCCGCAAGTATCTCAATTTTCTTCCCGATTAGTGGGGATCGCGCTGGTGCTTCCTGCGCTAGTCGTGGTCGCCGCCTGTTTTATCACCCCGTTGGGGATGTCGATTGGGGGTGCGTTTGTTAGTCAGACAGGCGTAGGTATAGATAATTTTGTCACCGCATTAACGCTGTATCTGCCCGATATTCTGTTTACCTTACTGATAGTAAGCCTGGCCACGCTATTGATCGGCTTGCTATCCGTTTTGATTGGCGGTTACCTGACCCTGGGGGAAAGTCCGCGTATGGTAGCGTTACTGCGCTGGATTTACCGCTGGCCATTGTTTATCCCGTTCATCGTCACCGGACAAATTTTACGTACCTTTCTGGCTAAGAACGGTTGGCTGAACGGCGCACTGGATGCGCTCGGTATTGTTGATATGGCTAGCGCCAGTAATTGGCTGGACTGGCGTGGCATCGTGTTTGCCTTTGTCTGGAAGCAGACGCCATTTGTGGCGCTATTGGTTGCTGGCGCAATGGCGTCGCTGGATCGCACGATGATCGAATCTGCCCGTAATTTAGGCGCATCACGCCTGCGTATCCTGTGCGAAATTGTGGTGCCTCAGGTGGGGCAAACGCTGCTTACCGGGCTGATTCTCTCATTCGTCACCATGATGTCGGTGCTATCCGTGCCGATGATGATCAATGCCCAATCACCGACGATGCTTACCGCCAATATTGCTTTCCGTATTAACGCCTATGGCGATTATGGCGTGGCCAATGCATTGGGTGTGATTGCTCTGCTGATGACGGGCTTGTTTGCGGTGATTTATCTTCGCCTGAACATGAGGGAGAGGGCATGA
- a CDS encoding YijD family membrane protein: protein MTENLHQENGTLVLALLAGLSVNGAFAALFSSVVPFSIFPLIALVLSVYCLHQRYLHHSMPEGIPMLAAACFLLGLLIYSAIVRVEYPEIGSNFIPSILCVALIFWIGIRLRRRKATQSVSSEESEML, encoded by the coding sequence ATGACAGAAAACCTCCATCAGGAAAACGGGACGCTAGTCCTGGCGCTGCTTGCTGGCTTATCCGTTAACGGCGCGTTTGCTGCTTTGTTCAGTAGCGTTGTTCCGTTCTCTATTTTTCCTCTGATTGCGCTGGTGTTATCAGTCTACTGTCTACACCAGCGTTATTTGCACCACAGTATGCCGGAAGGCATTCCGATGCTGGCAGCCGCTTGTTTTTTATTAGGGTTGCTCATTTACAGTGCCATTGTGCGCGTTGAATACCCTGAAATTGGTTCAAACTTTATTCCGTCAATCCTCTGTGTGGCGTTAATTTTCTGGATCGGTATTAGGCTACGCCGCAGAAAAGCTACGCAATCAGTTTCATCCGAAGAGAGCGAAATGCTATAG
- the metF gene encoding methylenetetrahydrofolate reductase, translated as MSFFHANQREALNQSLAELQGQINVSFEFFPPRTSDMEETLWNSIDRLSSLKPKFVSVTYGANSGERDRTHSIIKTIKERTGLDAAPHLTCIDASREQLREIAQDYWQSGIRHIVALRGDLPAEGGKPDMYAADLVALLKEVGDFDISVAAYPEVHPEAKSAQADLINLKHKIDAGANRAITQFFFDVESYLRFRDRCVATGIDVEIVPGILPVSNFRQLQRFATMTNVRVPNWMTSMFDGLDNDPETRKMVGASIAMDMVKILSREGVKDFHFYTLNRAELSYAICHTLGVRPDVAC; from the coding sequence ATGAGCTTTTTTCACGCAAACCAGCGGGAAGCGCTGAATCAAAGTCTGGCGGAATTACAGGGACAAATTAATGTGTCATTCGAATTTTTCCCGCCACGTACCAGCGACATGGAAGAAACCCTGTGGAACTCTATTGATCGACTAAGCAGCCTGAAACCCAAATTTGTTTCTGTCACGTACGGTGCAAATTCTGGCGAACGTGACCGTACTCACAGCATCATCAAGACGATTAAAGAGCGTACCGGTCTGGACGCAGCGCCGCATCTGACCTGTATTGATGCGTCACGAGAACAACTGCGTGAGATTGCCCAGGATTACTGGCAGAGCGGTATCCGCCACATTGTCGCGCTACGAGGCGACTTGCCAGCCGAAGGCGGCAAACCGGATATGTACGCGGCGGATTTGGTTGCCCTGCTGAAGGAGGTGGGGGATTTCGACATCTCGGTTGCCGCTTATCCTGAAGTGCATCCGGAGGCGAAAAGCGCGCAGGCCGATCTGATCAACCTGAAACATAAGATCGATGCAGGAGCAAACCGGGCGATTACGCAGTTCTTTTTCGATGTAGAAAGCTATCTACGGTTCCGCGACCGCTGCGTTGCCACGGGCATTGATGTGGAAATCGTTCCGGGGATCCTGCCGGTATCGAATTTCAGGCAATTGCAGCGGTTTGCCACCATGACCAATGTTCGCGTGCCAAATTGGATGACAAGTATGTTTGACGGTTTGGATAACGATCCTGAAACCCGCAAAATGGTCGGGGCATCTATCGCGATGGATATGGTGAAGATTTTGAGCCGAGAAGGCGTTAAAGATTTCCACTTCTACACGTTGAACCGCGCGGAGCTAAGTTACGCCATTTGCCACACGCTGGGCGTCCGGCCTGACGTGGCTTGCTGA
- a CDS encoding phosphodiesterase: MKLIQLSDLHLTAQDGNLHGRDPRQQLRAAIADINARQRDADLVVISGDLSDDGSASSYAFLASALARLQIPWRVTLGNHDDRAMFLAQFPLLADENGFVQSVTTVGNHCAILLDSLQIGDVAGTLCSARLAWLERQLQAASGKNVFLFLHHPPMPIGLPALDGVRLVSEAAEALFQVCQRYGNVRHISAGHVHRPASGAWRGISFSTVRGTNHQSALRFAAGFEVSLEEPQYAIFLTSEDGHTVHFHDFPCG, translated from the coding sequence ATGAAACTGATCCAACTTTCCGATCTCCATTTGACCGCGCAAGACGGTAATCTACATGGACGCGATCCCAGGCAACAATTGAGGGCGGCGATTGCCGATATTAATGCACGGCAACGCGATGCCGATCTCGTGGTGATCTCCGGCGATCTGTCCGATGACGGCAGTGCGTCATCCTATGCGTTTCTGGCGTCAGCGTTAGCCAGGCTACAGATTCCCTGGCGCGTGACGCTGGGGAATCACGACGATCGAGCGATGTTTTTGGCTCAATTTCCACTGCTGGCGGATGAGAACGGATTTGTGCAAAGCGTGACGACCGTGGGGAATCATTGCGCAATTCTGCTGGATTCGTTGCAGATCGGTGATGTCGCTGGAACTCTATGTTCGGCACGATTGGCGTGGCTTGAACGGCAGCTTCAGGCGGCCTCGGGTAAGAATGTATTCCTGTTTTTACATCATCCACCCATGCCGATAGGGCTTCCCGCGCTGGATGGCGTGCGGTTGGTTTCCGAAGCGGCAGAGGCATTGTTCCAGGTGTGTCAGCGGTACGGTAACGTGCGGCATATTTCGGCAGGACATGTGCATCGGCCTGCCAGCGGTGCGTGGCGAGGGATTTCGTTTAGCACGGTACGTGGCACCAATCATCAGTCAGCCCTGCGCTTCGCAGCGGGGTTTGAAGTCAGTCTGGAGGAGCCGCAATACGCCATTTTCCTGACGTCGGAAGACGGGCATACCGTGCACTTTCACGATTTCCCCTGTGGCTGA
- the fabR gene encoding HTH-type transcriptional repressor FabR — MGVRAQQKERTRRSLIEAAFSQLSAERSFASLSLREVAREAGIAPTSFYRHFRDVDELGLTMVDESGLMLRQLMRQARQRIAKTGSVIRTSVSTFMEFIGNNPNAFRLLLRERSGTSAAFRAAVAREIQHFIAELADYLEVENHVPRSFAEAQSEAMVTIVFSAGAEALDVSLEQRKQLEERLVLQLRMIAKGAYYWYRKEHDSSFTVP; from the coding sequence ATGGGTGTCAGAGCACAACAAAAAGAACGGACTCGTCGTTCCCTTATCGAAGCCGCATTTAGTCAGTTAAGCGCAGAGCGCAGTTTTGCTAGCCTTAGCCTGCGAGAAGTCGCGCGAGAAGCGGGTATCGCACCCACATCCTTTTATCGTCACTTTCGCGATGTGGATGAGCTGGGGCTGACGATGGTTGATGAAAGCGGGCTGATGTTGCGTCAGTTAATGCGCCAGGCGCGGCAGCGCATCGCTAAAACCGGTAGCGTGATAAGAACGTCAGTATCCACTTTTATGGAATTTATCGGCAATAACCCGAACGCATTCCGGTTATTGTTGCGTGAGCGCTCTGGGACGTCGGCGGCATTCCGTGCGGCAGTCGCGCGGGAAATCCAGCACTTTATTGCGGAGCTTGCGGATTATCTTGAGGTAGAAAACCACGTTCCCCGCAGTTTTGCGGAAGCGCAGTCGGAAGCGATGGTGACTATCGTTTTCAGCGCAGGCGCGGAAGCGCTGGATGTTTCCCTGGAACAACGTAAACAGCTGGAAGAGCGTCTGGTGCTGCAATTGCGGATGATCGCCAAAGGCGCCTATTACTGGTATAGAAAAGAGCATGACAGTAGTTTTACCGTGCCCTAA